Proteins from one Gossypium raimondii isolate GPD5lz chromosome 8, ASM2569854v1, whole genome shotgun sequence genomic window:
- the LOC105790408 gene encoding putative pentatricopeptide repeat-containing protein At1g09680 — protein MLSQTLKRSTSRSPSAWYSPPLPHHHDPILTTLSHAISNSPTKPLHVSLSKLLPSLTPSHVVNLIVLNPHSLSPHSLFSFFNFLSSHPTFRHTVHSYSAMSHFLVAHNMLPQARFLLNFLVSRKGKGSASSIFASVLETKGTHQCDFVFDSLMIAYTDLGFVSDAIQCFRLVRKHKLRVPFRGCKYLFDRMMKISLPIVSLGFYTEILEYGFPPNVYSFNILMNKLCRQGLIKDAQMVFDEIARRGLHASVVSFNTLINGYCKSGNLDEGFRLRSAMEEAGIRPDVFTYSVLINGLCKESRLDKANELFEEMCDRGLIPNDVIFTSLIDGMCKNGRTDLAMGTYQQFLTKGFKPDLIMYNSLINGLCKAGDLKRAKKLIAEMSLRGLKPDKFTYTILLDGFCKEGDMESALGIREEMIKQGIKLDDVAFTALISGLCKEGRHLDAERALREMLDAGMKPDAAAYTMVMDGFCKKGDVRMGFKLLKQMQSDGHVPGVVTYNVLMNGLCKQGQLRNANMLLDNMLNLGVVPDTITYNILLDGHCKKANPKDFGKLKSEMGLVADYASYSSLISKISGASKHHSRR, from the coding sequence ATGCTGTCACAGACACTTAAAAGGTCCACATCTCGCTCTCCCTCTGCCTGGTACTCTCCGCCATTGCCTCACCACCATGACCCCATTCTCACCACCCTCTCTCACGCAATTAGCAACTCCCCGACAAAGCCTCTTCACGTTTCTCTCAGTAAACTCCTTCCTTCCCTTACCCCCTCTCATGTCGTCAACCTCATCGTCCTCAATCCTCACTCACTATCACCGCACTCCCTCTTCTCCTTTTTCAACTTCCTTTCTTCCCACCCCACTTTTCGCCACACGGTTCATTCTTATTCCGCCATGTCCCATTTCCTTGTTGCCCACAATATGCTCCCTCAAGCACGATTTCTTCTCAACTTTTTAGTCTCTCGCAAAGGGAAAGGCTCGGCTTCTTCGATTTTTGCTTCGGTTCTCGAAACTAAAGGTACCCATCAGTgtgattttgtttttgattcCTTAATGATTGCGTATACAGATTTGGGTTTTGTTTCTGATGCTATTCAGTGCTTTAGATTGGTAAGGAAGCATAAACTTAGAGTACCATTTCGGGGTTGTAAATATTTGTTTGATAGAATGATGAAGATAAGTTTGCCGATTGTGAGTTTGGGATTTTATACGGAGATTTTGGAATATGGATTCCCACCCAATGtgtatagttttaatattttgatgaataaattgTGTCGACAAGGTCTAATTAAAGATGCCCAAATGGTGTTCGATGAAATTGCAAGGAGAGGTTTGCATGCTTCAGTTGTCAGTTTCAATACTTTGATCAACGGATATTGTAAATCGGGGAATTTAGACGAAGGGTTTAGGTTGAGAAGTGCTATGGAGGAAGCTGGGATCCGTCCTGATGTTTTTACTTACAGTGTTTTGATTAATGGATTGTGTAAAGAGAGTAGGTTGGATAAAGCAAATGAACTGTTTGAAGAAATGTGTGACAGAGGGTTGATCCCAAATGACGTTATTTTCACTAGCTTAATTGATGGAATGTGCAAAAATGGAAGAACTGATTTAGCCATGGGAACATATCAGCAGTTTTTGACAAAAGGATTCAAGCCAGATTTGATTATGTACAATTCACTTATAAATGGTCTATGCAAGGCTGGGGATCTAAAAAGGGCAAAGAAGCTTATTGCTGAGATGAGCTTGAGAGGTTTAAAACCTGACAAGTTCACTTACACAATACTATTAGATGGATTTTGTAAAGAGGGAGATATGGAGTCAGCATTGGGGATTAGAGAGGAAATGATTAAACAAGGGATTAAACTTGATGATGTGGCTTTCACAGCCCTTATTTCAGGGTTATGTAAAGAGGGAAGACACCTTGATGCTGAAAGAGCATTGAGGGAGATGTTAGACGCTGGTATGAAACCGGATGCTGCTGCCTATACTATGGTCATGGATGGATTTTGTAAGAAGGGTGATGTAAGGATGGGTTTTAAGCTGCTTAAGCAGATGCAGAGTGATGGCCATGTGCCTGGTGTTGTAACCTACAATGTGCTTATGAATGGACTTTGCAAACAGGGGCAACTAAGAAATGCTAATATGCTGTTGGATAATATGCTTAATTTGGGGGTGGTTCCAGACACCATTACATACAACATTCTATTAGATGGTCATTGCAAGAAGGCAAATCCAAAAGATTTCGGCAAGTTAAAAAGTGAGATGGGGCTTGTAGCAGATTATGCCTCGTATAGTTCACTAATTAGCAAGATCAGTGGAGCATCAAAACATCATTCAAGGAGATAA